In the Salvia miltiorrhiza cultivar Shanhuang (shh) chromosome 8, IMPLAD_Smil_shh, whole genome shotgun sequence genome, CTCTTTCCTTTATAACCTTTCTATGAATTCACATCtgaatcgttagtgttggttgtgaattcgagtttaaaagctcgaattcacaactactccctccgtcccacttcaataggctcgttttcctttttgggatgccccactctaataggctcgttttccattttgaataaaaaaatatgtacttaattggtgtggactaCACTACTTTTCTATCACTTTcctattaaaaaataagttttcttaatctccgtgcccaaaagaaatgagcttattggagtgggacggatggagtaattgttttggttgtgaattcgagttttaaaactagaattcacaaccagtttgatgaattcacaattgaattgctaatgttagttgtgaatttgagttttaaagctcgaattcgcaaccaactctattgctagttgtgaattcaaattttaaagtttgaattcacaactaaaaatagtggtAGTCataaatttgagttttaaagcttgaattcacgactaacaatatttctaattgtgaattcatttaaACCTTGACTTCACGATTAACAATATTTGTAGTTGTGAATACacgctttaaaacttgaattcacgactaacaatattatttatagttgtgaattcacgctttaaaacttaaattcacgaCGAACActatttttaattgtgaattcaaactttaaaactcgaattcacaaccaatactagctattcagttgtgaattcgagttttaaaacttgaattcacaactaaaattaatgttagttgtgaattcgtggataattttttatatgcaAGGATAAAATTGTAAGTGtggccaatttttaattttttttatcttagtgaccaatttttaaatttactattccaaagtgactattttcaaaattcactctAAAATTAACCCAAATTTTGCGAAAACATCAAAATCTCTTGTGGTACATCCATGGTCTCCGACGACGGGCTCCGACAACATTTCTGGCACAAAGCTTGATTGAGACAGAGACAGTGGccgaaagagagagagggggaatTGCGCAGAAATTGAAAGAAATTTGAGTATAATGGCCGAGGGAGAGAGACAGAGATTCTTGCATAATTTTAGACATAACAAGACAAATATGTTGtcataattattttctttaagaTTCTAGCTACCCCACCACCAAACAGTTAAATTGAGTAAAAAAGGTGCGAGCGTCGTACACACTTTTGCTCCCTAGAAAATCAAACTGAATCGCACCATTTCGATGCGGTGCAATTTCGCATCTATTGGTGCGGTTTTCAGTGCAATTTTGAAAACTAAAAAACGAAAATATTTGGTTTGGTttcgattttttaatttttggtgcGGTTTTGtgccgaaccgaaccgataaatatatatattttattatatatttatattatataatatatattaatttaaattataatttaattgtaAACCCTAAAACTAACAATCTAtctaaaaactgaaatatgtTGCGCCGCTGCTACTGCTAGGTTTGAAATCGGTCCTCACCTCTCTCCATTTTCGATCTCTGACCGCCCGTCGTCCTCTCTCCCTTCCGGCGTGTCGCGACTCCCTTCCGGGTTCCGCGGCCAGCCCCCTTCCCGGCTTCCCCCCTCCAGCAGCCAGATTttaaatgagtttttttttcgaaaaataaaaaaacaaacaaaaaatgtatcaccgaaccgaaaccgacgaTTTTATTGGTTCGGTTTCGATTTGATACCTCCCATCGGTGCGGTGCGGTTTTCATTTTTAACATCggtatgattttttatttttaggatTTGGTGCGGTTTGCaccgaatcgaaccgaaccgatgctcaccccaaGAATCACCCATGCACACAATgagatattaaaaaattaaaatatgtgtaGAGTATTAGAAAAGTGGGTATATTAGTACATAAGTTTCAATAGTGAGGTAATTTTGTATAAtaccaataaaataaatgtatCAATATTATTTATGATAAGCATAAAACGCGATATTGGTATAGTCCTGAAAGGAAGTAGCAGTTTTGGGCAAGTAGGCCTCGCTGCTTTAAGTTATTATGGGCCTTCGTTATTGGGCTTACAATAAAGTTGTTGGGTTAAATTTTGAAGCAATCCATCAGAAGCTGCTACTTGGCTACCAGTACCACTGTCGCGTACGGATCATTCAAAGATGGCGGTGGCTGACGGACGACGCGACGACGACGAAGACGGCGCCGCTCTCTTCGAGGAAGAAGGCGTGGACTTCGCCGACGACATCGATCATTTCGATACACCTATTCATCTCCGTCCCCTCGTTTCCGCTGCCGAGTCTGGCGACCTCGACGCTCTCCGCCAAGCCCTAGGTAACAGCTATTCTCTTGCGCGAATGAACACTCTAAAACTATTAAGTTCTTATACGTTTTTACTTTTTGTGCATTTCTTTTACCGGACCCTGAAAAATTAAGATTTTCGGAAGAAGGTGCACGATTCTAGATGAGATTTGGTGTTTTGCATTGTATGTTAGATGAGATTTGATGTTTTGGTCCTGCTTTTTGGTTTTTGACTATTTAAACCTACGCCTAATGCTTCTTCTACAAATTAGCTCGTGTCTGAACACTATTGCTGatgttattttcatttatttatatatattttatcgTTTTGGTGGGTGATTTGCTTTGAAGACTTTGATATCTTATTAGTTTCAGTTGAGTCTACTGGACCTCTGATAATTTGCTCAAATCCATTTTCAGTTTGAGTTCTTGTGTTCAATTATTTTGTCTTCTCGAATTTGATGTGTaatctaaattttttttgtagtcGTGATTTAATATCTGTTCTATGTAATAAGTTGTTAAGCTTTGTGTTTAACCTTCTCTTTTGCACATAAGGCGTCTCAGACTTGAGTAATGAATTACAATCCTACATCTGGAACTTTATTTGGTTTAGAGTAATAGCTGTGTGTTATATGACAGGGGATCATATGAGGAATAATAATGTTGAAAACTTGAAATCTAATAATTACTCTCAAGCATACTATCACTTGTTTGTAAATCTGGCTAGACTCTGTGTGATGACTATGATGGATCAGCTCCTTTGTCATCAATGCTTTTTAGATGTATAGATTTAAGGTTGATTGCTCATTATGCCAATTCATTAAGAAGATTGGAAGCATAACCAGGTATTATGTTATATGTGTATTGGCAACGGTTTCACTTACTTTGTCTGCAAATTACTTCGGGTGCATTTGGTTTGATGGATAGGATAGATAAGATTGCTAGGATTGCTAGGATTGGgaggggtgattaaataatccacCCAACtttggggtgataaataatcactcaattgGAGGATAAGATGCGGGCCGGATTATCAATCACGGGCCTAATCATGCAAAcccaaacacttgattaaggtggattattttatcaatcatgccttATCATTTAAACTGAACGCCTCCTTAGAGTTTTACTTACTGAATTCTGGTAAGAATGTGTCTATAGATATATTTTCTTTGTTATGTTGTTTACATATGCTCGgctaattttgttttttaagcAGTAAGATCAAAACCAATGGCTAGCTGCTAGTCTGAGTTTCTGAATCTTGCATACCGCCTGAGTTCACCCTCTCTCTGAGCAAACATTTCATACtatttatgaaattatgataCATTTGGTTGAGGTTGTTTTCTTTTCTAACTCCCAAACCATATGGACATTTTCAGATGCTTTTGATGGTAACATTGATGAAATAGTGGAAGATGGTGATACTGTGCTTCATCTCACATGTCTCTATGGCCATTTGAATTGTGTACAGGTCAAACAATATCCCTTATTCTCACAAGTTTTATTTGCAGATAGTTAGATGGATATTTTTAGAAGGCTATAACTTGTAAATTGTATTATGTGACATTCTGCAGTTTTTGTTGGAAAGAGGAGCTAACTTGGAGGCAAAGGATGAGGACGGAGCAATTCCGTTGCATGATGCCTGTGCTGGAGGTGAGTTTATTGCTTACTGTTATTATATCGCCATATTGCTGCTTAGGATGTCTCTTTACGTCTGTTTTCTAAAATCACTTTGCAGGTTATCTGGAAATTGCCCAACTTCTTTTAAGCTCAGCAAATGATCCAGATCGTGTGAAGAGAATGTTGGAAACTATTGATATGGAAGGAGACACAGTGAGTATATCTTGTCAAGCTTTTCTTGATTATACGATCTTTTGGTCTTGTATTAGCTTGAAAATAAAGATTTCTGGATTAAGTTACTTAAATGATCATTGGAGCCTCTTTTTGTTCCTTCTCTCGGTTAGCCTCTTCACCATGCTGCTAGAGGAGAGTACGCCAATGTTGTGAGGTTGTTGCTTGCTTATGGAGCTTCTCCAAGTACCACAAATTTATATGGGAAGGTCAATATACAGTCAAAAATCTATATTCTGCAATCCTTATTTTTTCTTGATAACTtattaattaatgagtaatgttGACAGACTCCAGCTGAACTTGTTGATGCTGGAACTGAAACTAGGAGCATACTGGAAGAGGCTACAGGTGCTCTACTTGGCCACTAGACCTAAAAATTCTGATGGCAACTGCCTGCTGCGTTcatttataagcatgtaaagGATTTCTAGTGCAACCTGAACCTACTAATTTGAATTACTAGGTTCAACATTGAGTTCAAAAGATGAAATTGGATACTTAAATGTCCTGAGATGCTGCTGCTCCCTATAATACAATCAGAATTTGGTTGATGCGATTCTTCTCCCCTCTCGGAGCCTTTTTAAGTATCGAATTATTTACATCATTTTATTACAATTGTTACTAGTTCCAAATCCCCTGTTCAACTTCCCCCTTCCCCTGAATCCCAGACTTCTGAAGTATTGTCTGGTCAATCCGTGTTATGCATGTCTCAATTGTAGCCATGAGAGATTTTTATCTAGATATAGGAGAGAATTATAAGTATAGGATGCAAAGGGAAATGATTTGGATCTTATTGGTTCATTGTTTGTGGGTTTAACCCTTCCTACTCGCCTTGAAGTGGGTAGTAGACCCAGAAAAGGAAAACCATGAGCATTCACGCACCCCCACATACACAATAAACTATGCTGGGGTGTTTGATGCTGCTTTGCTCTAGCGATGTTGCTGAATCAGGGATTATATTAGGCCATTCTTGGTATGCTTGGGATGATGGATGGGATGAGGTGGGAATGGTATGGAGGTAAAAGTGGAATGACTATTCACGTGGGTTGAGGAAGGAATGGCTATGCCTAATTAGTGGGAATGGTGATTCCAAATAGAATGGTACCATTCAAATTGAATGGAATAGAGGTAGGAATAGGATCACCATTCTATTCCCCAACCCTACTCTATCATGCCAACCATGTCCTTGTAGTCTTAATATGCCTTTCTAGTAAATCTTAGTTATGATTATTTTGTTTCGTCTTCATTCCTTCATAATTTCCtcttctttcttattttatttgaataattacGCCTTTTAAGTATTGATGATGTGAAGGGGGTGAGATCGGCTGCAACTCATCTTATATGGTATACCATCAAACAAAACATCACTggaatatgtatatttattcgCTTAGAAAAGGAAGAATAAAGTTTTAGGATATTGGAATCTCAAAGGTTAGTTGTCCTCCGTCTGCAGCAAGCCCCATGATTTCTCAATTTCAATATTTCTCAAAGTGGTAACCCTTATGATTAGAAACTAGAAATGCTAATATTCGCTTGCAAATGTGTGCTCATCTTATTAAAACATACACCCTCTCTCCTGTCATAACACTTTGTGCACAAAAAGTGTTTGATCTTAAATAAACTGTGTTGAAAagaagggagtatttatttatttcactgTCGTGCCACCTCATGTTTCATTTATTTGTCCTAGAACCTATGTAATACCACATTTTTTTTGGCGAAATCTAATGTGAAGGGACCATGAAGCAAGCAATAAGCAAAAGATGCATTTACATAAAAGCCAAATTATGAGGACGTAAAAAGCGTTGATTTAGGTGTATCCTCAACATAACTAATAGAGATCAAAAACACCAAACCGGTCAACAACTTTACACGAGCCAACAGTTGTTACAATAAACAGCAGCACGTACACATGGTGCCACCCGTAGCACGAAAGCAATAGAGGGAAAAGaagcaaattataatttacaCATTCTGAACTTGAAACCTGCCCTTGAGAAAGCATGTAAAATGTTGTTTTTGCGATTTTAAGAGCAGCAACCACCGCTGGAAGGCGTTTGATGTTCTTGTTTCTGTTTCAAGATATTTCTCTTCACCGTTGATCCTTCTTCGAGCAGTCTCGGCACCTCCATTATCTGAGAggaaaaggagaaaaaaaaaactcactaTGAAAACGAAACAGAGACGATAGCAAAAACAAATTTTCCGGCCTTGATACCCCCCATATTAAACGTCTTTTCTTTAGATTGTAATGTATTTGGCTACCTTCAATGCTAGTTCTGCGAAACATTGCTCAACGTTTTCTCGAGTTCTAGCACTGCATTCCAAGAACAGACATCCGAGCTCTTTTGCAAGACTCATCCCTTCTTCCCTGCTAACAACTCGTTCAGATTCCTAAACGTCAAAAAGAAGCATTTAGTACACAGAAAATAAGCAAGATGAAAATCAAACGTGACAAAGTGTTTAAACAGATAACAGCCCAGCTGAGTCCCTTGCAACAGATGAAAGAACTTGGAATGGAACGTGCTCGTTGAGAACATTGAACTAAACTTAGCATAGAATAGTGAATGAAATATGAACGCTAATTATATCAGAGTGGCAAAACAACATATCATGTATTGAAATCATATTCCGCGAGCATAAAAGTAAACCAAAAGGATAAAAGGAAGACAGAAAAGGACTCACCCTATCAACTTTATTTCCAACAAGCATCTTTAAGCAATCCTCATTAGTGGAGTAGAGCTCCAGTTCCTTAGCCCATACATCAGATAAATTTGTAAATGTATCTCTTCTTGTAACGTCATAAACTACAACAAGATGTCAACCGATCGAAACCGTGAGATATCAAAATCTTAAGATTTTCTATGTAAGAATCTGGAGAGCAAGAGGACCCAAAAGAACACAAAGCTACACCCGCAGATTAAACTAAGGGGGGTGGAAATTATAGCCAATTATCTTTCTCTTTCAAATGAATAGTGAATTAAAACTTTACTTTCATGTTCTCAATCAGATTTTTGCATTTGCTCCAAGCCTCAAACTTAGAAGTGCCAATTTCCGAAATGGGTTATCCAAGTGATTAACCATAGAATCCTAGTGGATGTCAGGGATTTAGATTAAACTAGGCAAGATATGAAGAGCGGTGTCTTAAAaaagtgagaaaaaaaaaaaaaaaaaaaaaaaaccggaAGAAGAGATGCATGCATTTTATATTTTAGCAGAAATAGGTGCCCTACCCCTTTCGCTGATAAttggtgaaaaataaaaatctggGAGCATCAACATTTTTTCCTTATATCGATaacaataaaatcttgaaataGAATCTAACGTCGATAACAGAACATCCCAAGATTCTTAACCAGGTAAAACTCATTAAATTTTCTTGGTTCATTCATGGCTTACCAAGAATGATTCCATGAGCACCTCTATAATATGAGCTTGTTAACGTTCTAAATCTCTCTTGCCCAGCTGCAAAAGAAATAGTAAATTCACTGTTGAGAAGCAAAATAACAGAAGCATTGTCATCATACATCTTAATCTTGGAATGAACAAAAAAGAAGCACGAGAATTActtataaattcttttttaaattgattaaatcaaaGCCAAGATTGCTAAAAAATTATTACCTGTGTCCCAAATGGTAAGCTTCAGTTTCTTCCCACCAACTGTGAGAAACTTGATCTTAAAATCCACGCCTAGATTTTCAATTAAAGTGTGACAACCACAAAAACAGAAGTATACAAcaaaagtaaaaagtaattCTCATTGAGTAACTTGAATCTAGATAACCATAAAGTTGATGGGAATAAGTTCTATTGCATATCACAAAAATATTAATGAATAAGAAGGGGCTCTTAGTTGAACAACTCAATAATTCTAGAAGCAACATCTCGTTAGCCATAAGATGGCGGCTATTCCTCCACTTATTTTAGTGGCTTAGAAGTTAGAATCTCAAATATCTACCTCGAGAACATCAagtttgtaaattatttaaagcAGCATTTACATTATGGAGTatatatttgcctaaggttaaGATAAAAATGTAGCCGGAGGTTGCATGAAAACGACAATGGCGAATGAAGTAAAGTTCAAATAATTTGACCAAAATAGAATTGCTGGTTACTCATACATCTCAAACAAGATACCAGCCAACATGCTAAAAAATATTCACATATATCGCGCCCACGAAGGCCGCAGGGCAGGATCGACAAATCATGCCTATTTTGATCCAGAACAAGAATGCCAACAGCAGACGAGACAGTTTCTACGCTACCAAAATAGCTCCAACACCTAACTATCTACAAGTAAAGAAACAATAACCGAAATCCCTGTTTTGCATCAACTTGGACGAATCGTTCTAGCAGGAATcacaaaaaacaaacaaatctAGGATCAAATTCAATAACAATTCTCACAAAATTCAAATGATTTTCACTTGTATATTGCATAAATCATAAATCTGTCAGCTAACAAACTGGAAGCTGCGACCACAACTTGACTAGAAACGAACAAATACCTACGGTAGGGGAAAGATCGTCTACTACGTTGGAAATGAAACTGACGAGCAGGCTGCTCTTGCCGACGGCGGAATCTCCGATGAGCAGGATCTTAAACGACAGATCGTAGTTGCTCTGCCCCTGCCCTGAACTCCCCATCCGAGCacctcactttctctctctagaaagcAGAACAGTGCAGTttccttctctctctaaatATGTAGACGAAAAGGCAGATTAAATATAACAGGAACTCTCTCTGTCCGTCTCACAGTGTACCTACCTATCGTGTATGGAGAACTCAAAAGGCTAGGCTGATGAGGAGGAGCTTTTATGCCATCACTAGTCttaactttctctctctaagaaAAGATGCAAATGTGATAGGTgtatgtatagagagagaaactttctctctctaagaaAAGATGCAAATGTGATAGGTgtatgtatagagagagaaagtggtgGACAAcgttattcttttctttttgtgtCGTGTGTCGCGCCTCAGATTCGATTCCCGTTTTTGCGCCAAAGGAACGCAACGTGGTTCTTTTGGTTGCTCTGCCTCTAACGGTGACCGTGACTCTACGGATGGCAATCTTGTAATAAAACGAAAATGGCGGGGGCGATATTTGTTAACACTTTGGAGGTATGATGGACTGGGCTCCATCTGTTTATTTTTGGTAGGCCTCTTGTAATTGTTATTTGGGTTTTATAGGGCCCAGATTGCCAtgttttaatactccctccgtcccataataagtggccacattttttttttcgtctgtcccactataagtggctgcttTCTAAAATTGGcaaaaatttactttaattatgtcaacaattactcactaatttggtcaacaattgtaggccactttctaaaaatgccaaaattactttaattaagtcaacaattactcactaatttggtcaacaattgtaggccacactctaaaacatataacactcaatttcttaatctccgtgccgaaaagaatatggccacttattatgggacggagggagtatattttaaaaatctagTAATTATCTAATTGGCCATCGTTACTAATCAGACACACTTTATGTCAGTTTAACGCTGtaaatcataaataaattaaaatttaaaatatcatagCGATATCAAGGATTCAAATTTCGCCACCTTCCTTTCTTTGTTAAAAAAGAGTATGATGCATGAGGTTGATATTAGACCATGatgtaaatttattttcagtCTCATTAAGTCCATTGTTTCCACTTTCTTTAAGGAtaatgagaaaaataaaaatcatccAGGCTTCGCAATCTCGAATTTGCTAACTTGGATCATCTGTAAAACTGAACCATTTCACTTGAATCATTTCTTTCTCTTCTATTCTGATATCgtattttattctaatactgGCCCAGATTAAGGTAAGACTCATTCTTTCAAGCCTCAACAAAAGAGAACTAAAAAGGTAAGATAAACAAACCTTAATCTGTCTAATCATATTTTTCAGACACTAATCATAATTATGCCCCGGGTTATATAAACAAGTGCCTCTTTTAGTTTTATGATTGTAATTGGGCATCTGTGCTACGGCCCTCCTGTACACAGACTGGACCCAAATAAAACAAGGGAAATGTCCAATTAAAACAAAAGAAGACACAGCCAGAACCTTCTACAAGGAATTGCTGTTGAATCTGTGAAATGTGGAATTAATTATGATGCATGCATCTCTTTCTTTGCGATAAAAAGGAGCACCTGACATACCATCACCATAGGCAATGTCACTATCTGCAACCCCATTTTCTTGTCAATAGACCTAAATAAAATTCATTGtagatcttgaacaagattgaTTTTGGAAGCATACGGAAACTCAGCATGTCGGAGGAGAGGAGTTTGATGTCCAGATCTGAATGATCACCAAACACCAATCACCCAAACAGGAAAGGTAAAAAGGAAGGATGAAAGAAATATGATATAGCAAAAATGAACTTTGAAGAAGCCTCCTTTCAAAAACTTACTTGAATCGCCCACCTACAGAGGAAAGATTGGTCACTCCTAATTTACAAGCAGATATACAGCATACATGATGATCACAATTATCAAATCAGCTAGTGATGCTGATTATGATCTAATTCCACAAATGAGAAACTAGATAGAAGATAGTTTGGCACTAATgtcataatattttaattattagtgtACCTTGGAATGAACTATTGCATATGCCAATTAGCAACAAAGGACTCAGGGAAGGCATACATGACAGAAAGGTCACCAACCTACAAACTTATATCTTAGGCTTGACATGTGAAGAACTTGAACTCGAGACCTCGCCAGCTTTCCCTTTTACAACACTATCTTGCTTGGCCTCTGTCATAACACGCCCACTCAGTGGATCAACTAGGGCGCATGTCTCTTGGACCTACTTTTCTTCCCATTGCTAGCATGGGTGGTAGGGGTAACGAGCCTGCTCGAAAGAGAAGGCGCTGAACAGAATCAGGGGGTTGTGCACCAACTGAAAGTCAATA is a window encoding:
- the LOC130997844 gene encoding uncharacterized protein LOC130997844; its protein translation is MAVADGRRDDDEDGAALFEEEGVDFADDIDHFDTPIHLRPLVSAAESGDLDALRQALDAFDGNIDEIVEDGDTVLHLTCLYGHLNCVQFLLERGANLEAKDEDGAIPLHDACAGGYLEIAQLLLSSANDPDRVKRMLETIDMEGDTPLHHAARGEYANVVRLLLAYGASPSTTNLYGKTPAELVDAGTETRSILEEATGALLGH
- the LOC130997843 gene encoding ras-related protein RABC2a-like; protein product: MGSSGQGQSNYDLSFKILLIGDSAVGKSSLLVSFISNVVDDLSPTVGVDFKIKFLTVGGKKLKLTIWDTAGQERFRTLTSSYYRGAHGIILVYDVTRRDTFTNLSDVWAKELELYSTNEDCLKMLVGNKVDRESERVVSREEGMSLAKELGCLFLECSARTRENVEQCFAELALKIMEVPRLLEEGSTVKRNILKQKQEHQTPSSGGCCS